The Micromonospora sp. NBC_01740 genome includes a window with the following:
- a CDS encoding sugar phosphate isomerase/epimerase family protein: protein MTAPTRPAPGPRGTVVAGAADGGLRFGYGTNGFANHRLTDALAVVADLGYRGVALTLDHDHLDPFAPALARRVAAVARRLAALDLAVVVETGARYLLDPWHKHAPTLLHDDPARRVEFLRRAVRIGADLGAEAVSLWSGVRPDAVAPETAWDRLVAGCATVVDAAEAAGTTLGFEPEPGMLVEDIAGWRRLRGALGDPDRFGITLDIGHCRCLEPRPVPECVREVGAYLVNVQIDDMRRGVHEHLEFGAGEIDFPPVLRALGDAGYRGLVAVELPRHSHAAPAVAARSLDFLRAAAKEAARPETSAAAKEAARPGPGATAKEAARQQR from the coding sequence ATGACCGCCCCGACCCGCCCCGCGCCGGGCCCCCGGGGCACGGTGGTGGCCGGCGCGGCCGACGGCGGGCTCCGGTTCGGCTACGGCACCAACGGGTTCGCCAACCACCGGCTGACCGACGCGCTCGCCGTCGTCGCCGACCTGGGTTACCGGGGCGTCGCGCTCACCCTGGACCACGACCACCTCGACCCGTTCGCGCCCGCGCTGGCCCGCCGGGTGGCCGCCGTGGCCCGCCGGCTCGCGGCGCTCGACCTCGCCGTGGTCGTCGAGACCGGCGCCCGTTACCTGCTCGACCCGTGGCACAAGCACGCCCCGACGCTGCTGCACGACGACCCGGCGCGGCGCGTCGAGTTCCTGCGCCGGGCCGTGCGGATCGGCGCCGACCTGGGCGCGGAGGCCGTCTCCCTCTGGTCCGGCGTACGCCCCGACGCTGTCGCACCGGAGACCGCCTGGGACCGGCTGGTCGCCGGCTGCGCGACGGTGGTCGACGCCGCCGAGGCGGCCGGCACGACGCTCGGCTTCGAGCCGGAGCCGGGCATGCTGGTCGAGGACATCGCCGGCTGGCGCCGGCTGCGCGGCGCGCTCGGCGATCCGGACCGCTTCGGCATCACCCTCGACATCGGGCACTGCCGCTGCCTGGAGCCGCGGCCGGTCCCCGAGTGCGTACGCGAGGTCGGCGCGTACCTGGTCAACGTGCAGATCGACGACATGCGCCGGGGCGTGCACGAGCACCTGGAGTTCGGCGCGGGGGAGATCGACTTCCCGCCCGTGCTGCGGGCCCTGGGCGACGCCGGCTACCGGGGCCTGGTCGCCGTGGAGCTGCCCCGGCACTCGCACGCCGCCCCCGCCGTCGCGGCCCGCTCGCTCGACTTCCTGCGCGCCGCCGCGAAGGAGGCGGCACGCCCCG
- a CDS encoding SCO3242 family prenyltransferase, whose amino-acid sequence MPRLADLAELVRAPAALSVPGDVVAGAAAAGTLGRRTPALAAASVLLYWAGMAANDWADRRLDAVERPERPIPSGRVAPGAALGLAAGLTAAGVALATAAGGRRAATVAVPLAAAVWGYDLAAKSTAAGPAVMAACRGLDVLLGATGGRALRAVPAAVTVAAHTWTVTALSRREVTGADAALPLRTLAGTALVAAGAVVRPRPERAALPALLAGWYVARYGAAQARAVADPRAGRVRAAVGAGITGLPALQGALTARAGAGLLGLAVAAAAPLGGRLARRISPT is encoded by the coding sequence ATGCCGCGCCTCGCTGACCTCGCCGAACTGGTCCGGGCGCCGGCCGCGCTCTCGGTGCCCGGGGACGTCGTCGCCGGGGCGGCGGCCGCCGGCACGCTCGGGCGGCGTACGCCCGCGCTGGCCGCCGCGTCCGTCCTGCTCTACTGGGCGGGGATGGCCGCCAACGACTGGGCCGACCGCCGGCTGGACGCCGTCGAACGCCCCGAGCGGCCCATCCCCAGCGGCCGGGTGGCCCCCGGGGCCGCGCTCGGCCTCGCCGCCGGGCTCACCGCCGCCGGGGTCGCGCTGGCCACCGCCGCCGGTGGCCGGCGCGCCGCGACGGTCGCGGTCCCGCTCGCCGCCGCCGTCTGGGGGTACGACCTGGCGGCGAAGTCGACGGCCGCCGGGCCGGCCGTGATGGCCGCCTGCCGAGGGCTGGACGTGCTGCTCGGCGCCACCGGCGGACGGGCGCTGCGGGCGGTGCCGGCGGCGGTCACCGTGGCCGCGCACACGTGGACGGTCACCGCGCTCTCCCGCCGCGAGGTCACCGGCGCCGACGCCGCGCTGCCGCTGCGTACCCTCGCCGGCACCGCCCTGGTCGCGGCGGGCGCCGTCGTCCGACCCCGCCCCGAGCGGGCCGCGCTGCCGGCGCTGCTGGCCGGCTGGTACGTGGCCCGCTACGGCGCGGCCCAGGCCCGGGCGGTAGCCGACCCCCGCGCCGGCCGGGTGCGGGCGGCGGTGGGAGCCGGCATCACCGGGCTGCCCGCGTTGCAGGGCGCCCTCACCGCGCGCGCCGGGGCCGGGCTGCTGGGGCTGGCGGTGGCGGCGGCCGCGCCGCTCGGCGGCCGGCTCGCCCGAAGGATCTCCCCGACATGA
- a CDS encoding YihY/virulence factor BrkB family protein, with the protein MASDESSTRSGRDRDDSGAAGRVGDRRTGRADRGSDPVRAERHRPGRGPVGPDEGPDSPTGLPGAGWKAALRRTVREFQDDSLTDWAAALTYYGVLSIFPGLLVLVSILGLLGPRATEGVKETVNDVVPQDSIRQIVEGAIDQAQQSGGFAGFAAILGLLAAFWSASGYVAAFMRASNTIYDVPEGRPIWKTLPIRVGVTAVIGVMLLASAVIVVFTGGLAEQVGEAIGLGSTAVTVWNIAKWPVLLLLVSLMFAILYWASPNARHGGFRWVSPGGVLAVVIWLVISGLFALYVSNFGSYNKTYGALAGVIVFLIWLWLSNIAILLGAEFDAELERSRAIEAGHSPDEEPYVELRDDRKLKKKRNAANRS; encoded by the coding sequence ATGGCCTCCGACGAGTCCTCCACCCGCAGCGGACGCGACCGCGACGATTCCGGGGCGGCCGGCCGGGTGGGCGACCGCCGGACGGGCCGCGCGGACCGGGGATCCGACCCCGTTCGTGCCGAGCGGCACCGCCCGGGTCGCGGCCCGGTCGGGCCCGACGAGGGTCCCGACAGCCCGACCGGGCTGCCGGGCGCCGGTTGGAAGGCCGCGCTGCGCCGCACGGTGCGGGAGTTCCAGGACGACAGCCTGACCGACTGGGCGGCGGCGCTGACGTACTACGGGGTGCTCTCCATCTTCCCCGGCCTGCTGGTGCTGGTCTCGATCCTCGGCCTGCTCGGCCCACGGGCCACGGAGGGCGTCAAGGAGACGGTCAACGACGTCGTCCCGCAGGACAGCATCCGGCAGATCGTCGAGGGGGCGATCGACCAGGCGCAGCAGAGCGGCGGCTTCGCCGGCTTCGCCGCGATCCTCGGTCTGCTCGCCGCGTTCTGGTCGGCGTCGGGTTACGTCGCCGCGTTCATGCGCGCCTCCAACACCATCTACGACGTGCCGGAGGGGCGGCCGATCTGGAAGACGCTGCCGATCCGCGTCGGGGTGACCGCGGTGATCGGCGTGATGCTGCTGGCCAGCGCGGTGATCGTGGTCTTCACCGGCGGCCTCGCCGAGCAGGTCGGGGAGGCGATCGGGCTGGGCTCCACGGCGGTGACCGTGTGGAACATCGCCAAGTGGCCGGTGCTGCTGCTCCTGGTGAGCCTGATGTTCGCAATCCTCTACTGGGCGTCGCCGAACGCGCGGCACGGCGGCTTCCGCTGGGTCAGCCCCGGAGGCGTGCTGGCGGTGGTCATCTGGTTGGTGATCTCGGGCCTGTTCGCGCTCTACGTCAGCAACTTCGGCTCGTACAACAAGACGTACGGGGCGCTCGCCGGTGTGATCGTCTTCCTGATCTGGCTGTGGCTGAGCAACATCGCGATCCTCCTCGGCGCGGAGTTCGACGCCGAGCTGGAGCGCAGCCGCGCCATCGAGGCGGGCCACTCCCCGGACGAGGAGCCGTACGTCGAGCTGCGCGACGACCGCAAGCTCAAGAAGAAGCGCAACGCCGCCAACCGCAGCTGA
- a CDS encoding ROK family protein: protein MRTVDPLHVRLLRLLRDEGAVSRAELGDRLQMPRPRLLAELERLVALGYVAEAGLAASRGGRRSTLVELSPRLRFAAVDLGASSIDVEVVNGRLEPVAAYAEAADIRTGPKVILQRVNELLHKARVDGAYERLDAVGIGVPGPVSFRDGVPVSPPIMPGWDRFPVRELLTREHGCPAVVDNDVNIMAIGERHGGVAHSVDDFLFVKIGTGIGCGIYLSGEVYRGTDGCAGDIGHIQVDAQGPMCSCGNIGCLEALFSGAALAKDATAAARSGVSPALAERLAARGAVTALDVAGGAVEGDVTCIQLIRDGGRRVGGVLAGLVSFTNPSMIVIGGGLAQLGHILLAEIRSVVYRRSLPLATGNLPVVLSELGPRAGVAGAAVLASDVAFAEAS from the coding sequence GTGCGGACGGTCGACCCCCTGCACGTACGGCTGCTGCGGCTGCTCCGTGACGAGGGCGCGGTGTCCCGGGCCGAGCTGGGCGACCGGTTGCAGATGCCCCGTCCCCGGCTGCTGGCGGAGCTGGAACGGCTCGTCGCCCTCGGCTACGTCGCCGAGGCGGGGCTGGCGGCCTCCCGGGGCGGTCGCCGTTCCACCCTGGTCGAGCTGAGCCCGCGCCTGCGCTTCGCCGCCGTCGACCTCGGCGCCAGCTCCATCGACGTCGAGGTGGTCAACGGCCGGCTGGAGCCGGTCGCCGCGTACGCCGAGGCGGCCGACATCCGCACCGGCCCGAAGGTGATCCTCCAGCGGGTCAACGAGCTGCTGCACAAGGCCCGGGTGGACGGCGCCTACGAGCGGCTCGACGCCGTCGGCATCGGGGTGCCCGGCCCGGTCAGCTTCCGCGACGGCGTGCCGGTCTCCCCGCCGATCATGCCCGGGTGGGACCGGTTCCCGGTGCGCGAGCTGCTCACCCGCGAGCACGGCTGCCCGGCGGTGGTCGACAACGACGTCAACATCATGGCCATCGGAGAGCGGCACGGCGGGGTCGCCCACTCCGTGGACGACTTCCTCTTCGTGAAGATCGGCACCGGAATAGGGTGCGGGATCTACCTCAGCGGCGAGGTCTACCGGGGCACCGACGGCTGCGCCGGGGACATCGGCCACATCCAGGTCGACGCGCAGGGCCCGATGTGTTCCTGCGGCAACATCGGCTGCCTGGAGGCCCTGTTCAGTGGGGCCGCGCTGGCCAAGGACGCGACCGCCGCCGCGCGCAGCGGGGTGTCGCCGGCGCTGGCCGAACGGCTCGCCGCACGCGGCGCGGTGACCGCGCTGGACGTCGCCGGGGGCGCCGTCGAGGGGGACGTGACGTGCATCCAGCTGATCCGCGACGGGGGTCGGCGGGTGGGTGGGGTCCTGGCCGGGCTGGTCAGCTTCACCAATCCGTCGATGATCGTGATCGGCGGCGGGCTCGCCCAGCTCGGGCACATCCTCCTCGCCGAGATCCGCAGCGTCGTCTACCGCCGGTCGCTGCCGCTGGCCACCGGCAACCTGCCCGTCGTCCTGTCCGAGCTGGGCCCGCGCGCCGGCGTCGCCGGTGCCGCCGTGCTGGCCAGCGACGTGGCCTTCGCGGAGGCATCATGA
- a CDS encoding substrate-binding domain-containing protein encodes MTQHSRDMSRRRLLFGGAAVGAGVLLAGCTSNETKPTEAQTKAAAAPGGNNEPGKRVVIGFSAPAADHGWIAAITNNAKAQAGAYSDVEFKSVEAGADAAAQRAALSTLISQKPDVIVLLPHDGKELNAFGLEAMKAGVPVVNLDRAFPDARAYRLQIKGDNYGMGVAAATYMIEQFKAKGVSNPVIGEIAGMDELELTQERSKGFVDTLTASGFKVANRRAARFTADSGQQEAAQLLQALPKIDALWNHDDDQGIGVLAAVNQSGRKEFFMVGGAGSKKAMEDIQADNTVLKATVTYSPSMASSAISLARLIGQGKGMSDLVELQVPKEIILASETITKENAGSYLKLGF; translated from the coding sequence ATGACCCAGCACAGTCGCGACATGTCGCGCCGCCGGCTGCTCTTCGGCGGGGCCGCCGTCGGCGCCGGCGTGCTGCTCGCCGGCTGCACCAGCAACGAGACCAAGCCGACCGAGGCGCAGACCAAGGCGGCGGCCGCGCCGGGCGGCAACAATGAGCCCGGCAAACGGGTCGTCATCGGCTTCTCCGCGCCGGCCGCCGACCACGGCTGGATCGCCGCCATCACCAACAACGCCAAGGCGCAGGCCGGGGCGTACTCCGACGTGGAGTTCAAGTCGGTCGAGGCCGGCGCGGACGCGGCGGCCCAGCGGGCGGCGCTGTCCACGCTGATCTCGCAGAAGCCGGACGTGATCGTGCTGCTGCCGCACGACGGCAAGGAGCTCAACGCGTTCGGGCTGGAGGCGATGAAGGCCGGCGTCCCGGTGGTCAACCTGGACCGGGCGTTCCCCGACGCGCGGGCCTACCGGCTCCAGATCAAGGGTGACAACTACGGCATGGGCGTGGCCGCCGCCACCTACATGATCGAGCAGTTCAAGGCCAAGGGCGTCAGCAACCCGGTGATCGGCGAGATCGCCGGCATGGACGAGCTGGAGCTGACCCAGGAGCGGTCGAAGGGCTTCGTCGACACCCTGACGGCGAGCGGCTTCAAGGTCGCCAACCGCCGGGCGGCCCGGTTCACGGCCGACTCGGGGCAGCAGGAGGCGGCGCAGCTGCTCCAGGCCCTGCCGAAGATCGACGCGCTCTGGAACCACGACGACGACCAGGGCATCGGCGTGCTGGCCGCGGTCAACCAGAGCGGCCGCAAGGAGTTCTTCATGGTCGGGGGCGCCGGCTCGAAGAAGGCGATGGAGGACATCCAGGCGGACAACACGGTGCTGAAGGCGACGGTGACCTACAGCCCCTCGATGGCCTCCTCGGCCATCTCCCTGGCCCGGCTGATCGGCCAGGGCAAGGGCATGTCCGACCTGGTGGAACTCCAGGTGCCCAAGGAGATCATCCTCGCCTCCGAGACGATCACCAAGGAGAACGCGGGCAGCTACCTCAAGCTCGGGTTCTGA
- a CDS encoding inositol-3-phosphate synthase, with protein sequence MRTGVWLVGARGSVATTSIVGALALRSGLTGPTGCVTELPDLRGPALPAFTDLFLGGHDVVTTPLAKRAETLAAAGVLPGRLVATLPDELAAVERELRPAPAGGSQADRAAATVRDLTDFRRRHGLDRVVVVNVSATEPAARPHPGHADPGALAAALAGPDEVLPPSSLYAYAAVRAGCPYVDFTPSTGLRLPALVALAAERGIPYAGHDGKTGETLVKSVLAPMFAMRHLAVRSWSGVNLLGGGDGATLADPAANAAKVESKQRVLGETLGHLPQGGTRIEYVEALGDFKTAWDLITFAGFLGTGMRMEFTWHGCDSALAAPLVLDLARLTAAAHAAGHAGPLTDLAFFFKDPLGTPTHSLADQWTRLCGFAHRLHAGGTDAAPR encoded by the coding sequence ATGCGTACGGGTGTCTGGCTGGTGGGAGCACGCGGCTCGGTCGCGACCACCAGCATCGTGGGGGCGCTCGCCCTGCGGTCCGGGCTCACCGGCCCGACCGGCTGCGTCACCGAGCTGCCCGACCTGCGCGGGCCCGCCCTGCCGGCCTTCACCGACCTGTTCCTCGGCGGGCACGACGTCGTCACCACTCCGCTGGCGAAGCGGGCCGAGACCCTGGCCGCCGCCGGCGTGCTGCCCGGCCGGCTGGTCGCCACCCTCCCCGACGAGCTGGCCGCCGTCGAACGCGAGCTGCGTCCGGCCCCCGCCGGCGGCAGCCAGGCGGACCGGGCCGCCGCGACCGTACGCGACCTCACCGACTTCCGCCGCCGGCACGGGCTGGACCGGGTGGTGGTGGTCAACGTCTCGGCCACCGAACCCGCCGCCCGCCCGCACCCGGGCCACGCCGACCCGGGCGCGCTGGCCGCCGCGCTCGCCGGCCCCGACGAGGTGCTGCCACCCAGCTCCCTCTACGCGTACGCGGCGGTGCGGGCGGGCTGCCCGTACGTCGACTTCACCCCGTCCACCGGGCTGCGGCTGCCGGCCCTGGTGGCGCTGGCCGCCGAGCGCGGGATCCCGTACGCCGGGCACGACGGCAAGACGGGGGAGACGCTGGTCAAGTCCGTGCTCGCGCCGATGTTCGCGATGCGGCACCTGGCGGTGCGCTCCTGGTCCGGGGTCAACCTGCTCGGCGGCGGCGACGGCGCCACCCTCGCCGACCCGGCGGCCAACGCGGCCAAGGTGGAGAGCAAGCAGCGCGTGCTCGGCGAGACCCTCGGCCACCTGCCGCAGGGCGGCACCCGCATCGAGTACGTCGAGGCGCTGGGCGACTTCAAGACCGCCTGGGACCTGATCACGTTCGCCGGGTTCCTCGGCACCGGGATGCGGATGGAGTTCACCTGGCACGGCTGCGACTCCGCCCTGGCCGCGCCCCTCGTGCTCGACCTGGCCCGGCTCACCGCCGCCGCGCACGCCGCCGGCCACGCCGGCCCCCTGACCGACCTCGCCTTCTTCTTCAAGGACCCGCTCGGCACGCCCACCCACTCGCTGGCCGACCAGTGGACCCGACTGTGCGGCTTCGCCCACCGGCTGCACGCGGGAGGCACCGATGCCGCGCCTCGCTGA
- a CDS encoding ABC transporter permease, with protein MTEGPTPTVAPQRAAQLPAQSPPVDPAQTGAAVDKVAAPGRISWWRGDGGEGARRNLGLIGVLAVLVVIGALTRSDLYSNPDWVWDNVLSILKLAAVVGVVTVGMTFVIIGGGIDLSVGAIVALAGVWCTTVATQSYGAGGMIFSALTVGLAVGLVNGLLISYGRLVPFIATLAMLVAARGLAAEISDKQTQVSDNGFINGLASNSLLGIPLLVYILAAVVAAGWVLLNRTTFGRRTVAVGGNPEAARLAGINVRRHTVLLYALSGLCCGIAAIMLTAQANSAQAAMANLYELDAIAAAIIGGTLLSGGRGTIIGSLLGVVIFATITNLFAINGLSTEAQNMVKGGIIVAAVLVQQVQFRSLTQFLSRNRLTST; from the coding sequence ATGACCGAGGGTCCTACTCCCACCGTGGCGCCCCAGCGGGCGGCGCAGTTGCCGGCGCAGTCGCCGCCGGTGGACCCGGCGCAGACCGGGGCGGCCGTCGACAAGGTGGCGGCACCGGGCCGGATCTCCTGGTGGCGGGGGGACGGCGGCGAGGGCGCCCGCCGCAACCTCGGCCTGATCGGGGTGCTGGCGGTGCTCGTCGTGATCGGCGCCCTCACCCGCTCCGACCTCTACTCCAACCCGGACTGGGTGTGGGACAACGTCCTGAGCATCCTCAAGCTGGCGGCCGTGGTCGGCGTGGTCACCGTCGGCATGACCTTCGTGATCATCGGCGGCGGCATCGACCTCTCCGTCGGCGCGATCGTCGCGCTGGCCGGCGTCTGGTGCACCACGGTGGCCACCCAGAGCTACGGCGCCGGCGGCATGATCTTCAGCGCGCTCACCGTCGGGCTGGCGGTCGGCCTGGTCAACGGGCTGCTCATCTCGTACGGCCGGCTGGTGCCGTTCATCGCGACCCTCGCGATGCTGGTGGCGGCCCGGGGCCTGGCCGCCGAGATCTCCGACAAGCAGACCCAGGTGTCGGACAACGGCTTCATCAACGGCCTCGCCAGCAACAGCCTGCTGGGCATCCCGCTGCTGGTCTACATCCTCGCCGCCGTGGTGGCCGCCGGCTGGGTGCTGCTCAACCGCACCACCTTCGGCCGGCGTACGGTCGCCGTCGGCGGCAACCCGGAGGCCGCCCGGCTCGCCGGCATCAACGTCCGGCGGCACACCGTGCTGCTCTACGCGCTCTCCGGGCTCTGCTGCGGGATCGCCGCCATCATGCTCACCGCCCAGGCCAACTCGGCGCAGGCGGCGATGGCGAACCTCTACGAGCTGGACGCGATCGCCGCCGCGATCATCGGCGGCACGCTGCTCAGCGGCGGGCGGGGCACCATCATCGGCTCCCTGCTCGGCGTGGTCATCTTCGCCACCATCACCAACCTCTTCGCCATCAACGGCCTCTCCACGGAGGCCCAGAACATGGTCAAGGGCGGCATCATCGTCGCAGCCGTCCTGGTCCAGCAGGTCCAGTTCCGCAGCCTCACCCAGTTCCTGAGCCGCAACCGGCTCACCAGCACCTGA
- a CDS encoding Gfo/Idh/MocA family protein codes for MVGYAFMGAAHSQAWRTVNRVFDLPARARMSLICGRDAGKVADAADRLGWDAHTTDWRDLIARDDIDVVDVCTPGDSHAEIALAALAAGKHVLCEKPLANTVSEARAMAAAAVTAQAAGVRSMCGFNYRRVPAVAMMRQLVADGRLGVIRHVRATYLQDWIVDPQFPLVWRLQRDKAGSGALGDIGAHIIDLTQYVTGRRITGVSAVTETFVKERPLPAGSSGLAATVDGAAADGNGADGHRPATGAVTVDDAAVFVARLDGGVLATYEASRFATGRKNALRVEINGSLGTVAFDLERLNELEFYDATRPAAEQGFSRILVTEGEHPYMSAWWPPGHLIGYEHSFTHQARDFVEAVATGVDPAPSFVDGLQVQLVLDAVTRSAELGSSWTEVEPALATVAA; via the coding sequence ATGGTCGGCTACGCGTTCATGGGCGCCGCGCACTCGCAGGCGTGGCGCACCGTGAACCGGGTGTTCGACCTGCCGGCGCGGGCCCGGATGTCGCTGATCTGCGGCCGGGACGCCGGGAAGGTGGCCGACGCTGCCGACCGGCTCGGCTGGGACGCGCACACGACCGACTGGCGCGACCTGATCGCCCGGGACGACATCGACGTGGTCGACGTCTGCACGCCCGGGGACAGCCACGCCGAGATCGCCCTCGCCGCGCTGGCCGCCGGCAAGCACGTGCTGTGCGAGAAGCCGTTGGCCAACACGGTCTCCGAGGCCCGGGCGATGGCCGCCGCGGCGGTCACCGCGCAGGCCGCCGGGGTGCGGTCGATGTGCGGGTTCAACTACCGGCGGGTGCCGGCGGTCGCGATGATGCGCCAGCTCGTCGCCGACGGGCGGCTCGGGGTGATCCGGCACGTCCGGGCGACGTACCTGCAGGACTGGATCGTGGACCCGCAGTTCCCCCTGGTGTGGCGGTTGCAGCGGGACAAGGCCGGCTCCGGCGCGCTCGGCGACATCGGCGCGCACATCATCGACCTGACCCAGTACGTCACCGGCCGGCGGATCACCGGGGTCAGCGCGGTCACCGAGACGTTCGTCAAGGAACGGCCGCTGCCGGCCGGGTCGAGCGGGCTGGCGGCGACGGTGGACGGGGCGGCGGCCGACGGCAACGGCGCCGACGGCCACCGCCCGGCCACCGGGGCGGTCACCGTCGACGACGCGGCGGTCTTCGTGGCCCGCCTCGACGGCGGCGTGCTGGCGACGTACGAGGCGAGCCGCTTCGCCACGGGACGCAAGAACGCCCTCCGGGTGGAGATCAACGGCTCGCTGGGCACGGTGGCCTTCGACCTGGAGCGCCTCAACGAGCTGGAGTTCTACGACGCGACGCGACCCGCCGCCGAGCAGGGTTTCAGCCGCATCCTGGTGACCGAGGGGGAGCACCCGTACATGTCCGCGTGGTGGCCGCCCGGCCACCTCATCGGCTACGAGCACTCCTTCACCCACCAGGCGCGGGACTTCGTCGAGGCGGTCGCCACCGGAGTCGACCCGGCGCCCTCCTTCGTCGACGGGTTGCAGGTCCAGCTGGTGCTGGACGCGGTGACCCGGTCGGCGGAGCTCGGCTCCTCGTGGACCGAGGTGGAGCCGGCCCTGGCCACGGTCGCCGCCTGA
- a CDS encoding sugar ABC transporter ATP-binding protein, which yields MSEQLVESPADAVAGEVVLRLTDVVKTFPGVRALDGVQLEVRAGEVHCLLGQNGAGKSTLIKVLAGVHRPDSGLVEWRGEPTTFANPQAAMRAGIATIYQELDLVEDLSVAENAFLGHEPRRLGFVRRGAMARHTRQILGRLGHAEIPPGRMVRALPAAGKQIVSMARALSHEARLIIMDEPSAVLAHDEVGNLFRIIRELTAQGIAVIYISHRLEEIREIGDRVTVLKDGRTTAANLSARDTPTRDLVSRMTGRTIEYVFPDRPAGVASGAELLTVEGLTRAGEFADVSLGVRAGEIVGIAGLVGSGRSELLETIYGARRADAGSVRMAGRALRPGSVGAAVRAGMGMAPEERKSQALLLGEPIYRNVTLATFARYARAGFTDAGRERDEADRIAESLELRPRDVRRPVRTLSGGNQQKVVVGRWLLGDTRLLLLDEPTRGVDVGARAELYQVIRGLAARGVGVLLVSSEVPEVLGLADRVLVMREGRVVHEAPARELDENTVLDLVMAGSLMEGAPA from the coding sequence ATGAGTGAGCAACTGGTCGAGTCGCCCGCCGACGCCGTCGCGGGCGAGGTGGTGCTGCGCCTCACCGACGTGGTCAAGACCTTCCCGGGCGTACGGGCCCTGGACGGGGTGCAGCTGGAGGTGCGCGCCGGCGAGGTGCACTGCCTGCTCGGGCAGAACGGCGCCGGCAAGTCCACCCTGATCAAGGTGCTGGCCGGGGTGCACCGGCCCGACTCGGGGCTCGTCGAGTGGCGGGGCGAGCCGACCACCTTCGCCAACCCGCAGGCCGCCATGCGCGCCGGCATCGCCACCATCTACCAGGAACTCGACCTGGTCGAGGACCTCTCGGTCGCGGAGAACGCCTTCCTCGGCCACGAGCCGCGCCGGCTCGGTTTCGTCCGGCGGGGCGCCATGGCCCGGCACACCCGGCAGATCCTCGGCCGGCTCGGCCACGCCGAGATCCCGCCCGGGCGGATGGTGCGCGCGTTGCCCGCCGCCGGCAAGCAGATCGTCAGCATGGCCCGCGCGCTCTCCCACGAGGCACGGCTGATCATCATGGACGAGCCGAGCGCCGTGCTGGCCCACGACGAGGTGGGCAACCTGTTCCGGATCATCCGGGAGCTGACCGCACAGGGCATCGCCGTCATCTACATCTCGCACCGGCTGGAGGAGATCCGCGAGATCGGCGACCGGGTCACCGTACTCAAGGACGGCCGGACCACCGCGGCGAACCTGTCGGCCCGCGACACCCCGACCCGCGACCTGGTCAGCCGCATGACCGGCCGCACCATCGAGTACGTCTTCCCGGACCGCCCGGCCGGCGTGGCCAGCGGCGCGGAGCTGCTCACGGTCGAGGGGCTGACCCGGGCCGGCGAGTTCGCCGACGTCTCGCTCGGCGTCCGGGCCGGCGAGATCGTCGGCATCGCCGGGCTGGTCGGCTCGGGTCGTTCCGAGCTGCTGGAGACCATCTACGGCGCGCGCCGTGCCGATGCCGGCTCGGTGCGGATGGCCGGCCGGGCGCTGCGCCCCGGCAGCGTCGGCGCGGCGGTGCGGGCCGGGATGGGGATGGCCCCCGAGGAGCGCAAGAGCCAGGCGCTGCTGCTGGGCGAGCCGATCTACCGCAACGTGACCCTGGCGACCTTCGCCCGCTACGCCCGCGCCGGGTTCACCGACGCCGGCCGGGAACGGGACGAGGCGGACCGGATCGCCGAGAGCCTGGAGCTGCGCCCCCGCGACGTACGCCGGCCGGTGCGCACCCTCTCCGGCGGCAACCAGCAGAAGGTGGTGGTCGGCCGCTGGCTGCTCGGCGACACCCGGCTGCTGCTGCTCGACGAGCCGACCCGGGGCGTTGACGTCGGCGCCCGGGCGGAGCTCTACCAGGTGATCCGGGGGCTGGCCGCACGCGGCGTCGGGGTGCTGCTGGTCTCCAGCGAGGTCCCCGAGGTGCTCGGCCTGGCCGACCGGGTGCTGGTGATGCGGGAGGGGCGGGTCGTCCACGAGGCCCCGGCCCGCGAACTCGACGAGAACACCGTGCTCGACCTCGTCATGGCGGGGTCCCTGATGGAAGGCGCACCGGCATGA